From a region of the Desulfuromonas sp. KJ2020 genome:
- a CDS encoding phosphate/phosphite/phosphonate ABC transporter substrate-binding protein, which produces MSLNRWYRLPVALFVVLLLQVPAQALETPEQPQEYVLGVFPFLPVANLERIFAPIAADLSKQLGRPIKLRLSSSYEKFIAELKRESFDIVHIHPFDYVRFGKKQGYEPLVARSENLFALFSVKIDSPINAIGELQGRVVGTPPVTGSVTYLALAELRNNGLVPDQDVTIENFSNHLACLQQLQIGNIDACATSSSTLKTFESQFGLSLKRIGQSGEISHTLFAAHGRLPAAERAVIKKFLLSCQLSYIDENLRELFIESSDAKSGRYFKAVSDADYDQARQILERLSAP; this is translated from the coding sequence ATGTCCTTAAATCGCTGGTACCGTCTGCCGGTTGCCCTGTTTGTTGTGCTTTTACTACAGGTTCCCGCCCAGGCTCTGGAGACTCCGGAGCAGCCACAGGAGTATGTTCTGGGTGTTTTTCCCTTTTTGCCTGTCGCCAACCTGGAAAGAATCTTCGCGCCCATCGCCGCTGACCTTTCCAAACAGTTGGGCCGGCCGATCAAGCTTCGCCTGAGCAGCTCCTACGAGAAGTTCATCGCCGAGCTCAAGAGAGAAAGCTTTGATATCGTCCATATTCACCCCTTCGATTATGTCCGGTTCGGGAAAAAACAGGGATATGAACCACTGGTCGCCCGATCGGAAAATCTGTTCGCGCTCTTCTCGGTCAAAATCGATTCGCCGATCAACGCCATTGGCGAGCTGCAGGGAAGAGTGGTCGGCACTCCACCTGTTACTGGCTCGGTGACCTATCTGGCCCTGGCTGAACTGCGGAATAACGGTCTGGTGCCCGACCAGGATGTCACGATTGAGAACTTCTCCAACCACCTGGCCTGTCTGCAACAGCTGCAAATCGGCAATATCGACGCCTGCGCCACCAGCTCCTCCACGTTGAAAACCTTTGAGTCCCAATTCGGGCTGTCCCTCAAACGTATCGGGCAATCGGGAGAAATTTCCCACACCCTGTTTGCAGCCCACGGGCGTTTGCCGGCCGCTGAACGGGCCGTCATTAAAAAATTCCTGCTCTCCTGTCAGCTCTCCTATATTGACGAGAATCTTCGGGAACTCTTCATTGAATCGTCCGATGCGAAAAGCGGCCGCTATTTCAAGGCGGTAAGCGATGCGGACTACGATCAGGCCCGCCAGATTCTAGAACGATTGTCTGCCCCTTGA